tgcttttgcttttgcttgtgttgttgttctgctaTTCAGTTCTCGGCAACTGTCCGTCTCAGCGTCTGGCATTGTTCTCTATTGCTCTGCTGCCTGTATTTATTGCCTTGACTgccaatttgttttgtgttgccaTTGTTATAAATGCCACAAGCCACAGGCAGCGAGTATGCTGACTATGTGCTGCACTTCGAATTCATTGAGAAGGAGTTAAGAGATCAAGACtggcaaattcaattgcaataaagTGCATTTGATATAAATACTAGCTAATTCAAAATGCTTCGTAATACAATTATCAAGCATGTACATATTggagtgaaataaaataatacaaatatgtacttgaaaaaattataaatacttcataaaataaataacaaatgttttcattgtagtaaaataatataacataaatagttatatttaagaaaataaaaaaataaatgactgATTTATTAGTAAATATGTATTAGTTTACTTTCCCTTCatcaaaattttattgaattgcttgatataatttaaaaaaaaaaataataatttaacaatatttggtattcatatttttattttttcctctATTGTACATACATCATagttatatttctttattttattttctactaTAAGTACTTGGaacataatttgttttattttaatgtatacTTAGTATAATAATTGATTATCTTATtatcttctttttctttaatataaaaacttgttgaatacattatttaactttatttcgatataaatatttgaaattatttcattttgctgtATTGCCACTCTCTTATTTACGAATATTATCCTTAAGGAATAGCAGTGTGTTTGACATTCGTTGTGTCTTAAATTCTACTTGCTTCTTGCTTATGGGCCACGTTGCAGcaattgccgttgctgttgtcgttgctgtacCAATTGTTGTAGTATGTGCACATGAGTTCTTAGTTTATGAAGTTCTGCAGCATTTGCTCGTCTGATGCCTCCAGCTAgcttccctttccctttccgcCCCTGGCTGATGTTTGTCTGGCACGTTACCtggctgcctgctgccttctgTGTTTGAATCTCAGCATGTTCGCTGCCCATGCccgaaacaataaaaattgtgacAAATTGCCATCAGCAGAGCACAAATGGGGCTTTTATTTAGTGATGACTTTTATGTGCtgcacatggcgtatgcgtaatgtggCAAACGAAAAAGTCGAGCAACTGACCCCACCATCGACCCCTCGGGAGCAGTTTTAAACAATGCTGCTCTAGTGACGTGTCAGAACTAATGTGCAGCATTTACAGCTTTCTGctctaattcaattaattaacacTCACATTCAGCAAAAACTTCATTAATCAAAATTGTGTTCGTTTTATTGTTACAGAATGCGAATGCAGACAACAATTATTCACACAATTATATACCCGGCAAGCTAACTGAATTGAAGAACAAACAGCTGGGCAATCCGAAAGCGGTGTCAAATTCACGACGTGGTCATAATCCCGACTCGGGTAAGtgtcaaaataatattcaactaAAGAGCAGTTGGTAAAAGTTTTGTTGAACACTTTATTTGCAGAACTGGCTGAAAAACATTATAGAACTGTCATGGAGGAGGCAATGTGCCATGAGCCGCAGATGCGTTGCATGCGTGTTGAACGGGATCCCTCGAAAATCTACAGGCCACATTGCACCAAGCTGTTTCGCTGCAGCGAGGACAGCGGCTgttgtcgcagtcgcagcgaGATCTGTGCCCCAAAGGAATACCACGAAGTCGAGCTGACTTTCTATGTGAGTagaacaaacaaatttcatatttatatacaaaatatttatatttaatatattattgcatttaaaactATAGAAGCTTAAGAAAAGTTAGTAAGTAATATGTGAGTGATAACAATTGAAGGGAAGTGGGAACAGCAGAAGTGTGTAAAATAGAGTGACAAGCAATGTCAAGTTAACAGAGAAACAAAATGGGAACACTTTGTAAGCAGAGTGAAGACCATTTACATACCAGTGAGAACAGTTTATAGGAAGGGTGAATACACATTGCATGTCAAGTGGACACAGTTCGTGAACCAAAATAGGAACagtttttaaagtaatttagaAACACATTGCAGGCAAAGTGAGCACAGCTTATGGCCAGAGTGGTAACAGTTTGTAACGTGCACTTTGTAAGTAAAGTGAGAACAGCTTTCAAGCTAAGTATTGAACTATCAGAAGCagcattaaatttcataagcatttatttaatttccgCTCTCTTTTGCATTGGCAATTAAACACTGTAATCATTTGAATATGTTGTTCAGCCGCACACACCTTAACAATAATTGAATTCAGCACAAATACAATGCATAATTACATTCTCGATTTCAGCATATTGAATGCTCGTTACATCACAAAAGgtaacaacagcgacagcgacagcaacaatatcAAGCAGCATAAATCaccaacaaattgaattatcaTTGCGTCATTAAAAACTCATTTCTGAGAGcaaaacacagagaaaaaaaaacagaatataaaaaaaaaatgaaagaaaaggtGAAACGATATAATTATGTTGCAATATGGTGCCCTCAAGCATGACCTACGCccaccaccagcaacaacaaccgagtcgcgacaacgacaacaatcaGAGCAATTACTAcgagggggagggggaaagGGGGGAGAGAGACGCAGGCACATACATAGAAGTCGCCACAGTCGAGGTACAAACCCATTGGGACACCGACTCTTGACAAATTGTGCGAGTTTTCAACGTTTTCGTTGCTTTTTAAAGGCCCAGCAGCAATTTGGGAGCATGTGTGGcttgtgtggcatgtggcatgtgcaTTAAGTGTGCTATGTCTCGTGTAAATAAACATATAGGGGCTTGTGTCTACGTTTCGAATTCATTTAGGAGTTCCCCAAACACAAGCATTGCTCGCAACGatagcaaattaattgaacaatttacaattaaaatagcTGGCGTCGTTAGCTGTCACATAAACAGATtataacaaaagcaatttgACAAAAAGTAATTGCCATTTTAATACCCAAATAAATGCGAGTTATTAAGCATGATACACAACAGAAAAGGCTGGGCAAGATTTTAGATATAAAAGTAGctgtaaacaaaaagaaaagtcgtcctaaaatcaataataaaatcttgaatcaagattgtATGATATCAAAATTGAACCTATAAGGTTTATTCTTGCTGagctaacagcaacaacacagaaATTAGGTTCTAATTTCAAAGGAAGGGAATTCcaacattttaagaaataagaaaacaatttttttttttctatcgaaaatattttataccaaGATTTTCAAACTTCTTTCCAACGAAGATTAAACATTCTTGATACAagattttattgttaaaaaaatatgattttaatcataaaattcaaattttgcataCAATTCTTTTGGTCGattgattaattgattttattgattttagaTTTGTTCAATCcaaaaaaacttattttagaattgtttattttcaagATATGCAAACTTTtcaatctatatttttttctctcagagtatattttcttaattactTTTACTACAGTCCAATAcacatatttctatattttaaagttcatcTCTTCTCTATTTTCACAATAGTATTCTACCTGTCTTTCGcatttaacaatttgaaaatgtttaccAATATTGCATTTATGCATTTAGGCAATTATATTGCAATTGACATGAAATGCAagtaaatatagtatattttgcatttctgATAAAACTTTTGCTCTTTTGCAAAGGTAAACAAAATGCATCTAGTTTATTTTCcgacagaaacaacaacaaaattctatTGTTTTTGAAGAGATAGTTGAAATGAAAGGGCAATTGCATATTCCAATTACCTGTGAACTCAGGTGGCCAACATAAATTGACAATTAATAGATGATGATCTAACTAACAGCTCGAGGAAGTTCTGGGGCAACCAAAGTAACCCcaaaatttagcaaattgaGGAATTGAAATAGGTTTTGGCTACATAAATTCAAAGCATGAAACTGTCGTTGTGCATTTTCCTGCCAAAGTTTTTGAGAGCACATTTGCCAGCTTCAACACTCAACTGGGCATTAGGGAGATTTGttgcagctgtagctgtagctgtagagTTGCAACTCCAACTCGTGCTCTGATTCTAAGTCTCCTTCTTACCTGTTTACGTGCTTCGCAATTTGCATGTTGGCTGCCATATGCAAAACGTTTGGGATTTAAGCTGACAAAATTGCAttaagcagaagcagcaacagcgaatgTGTCACGCACGAGCTTcgcaactgcaacagctgctgcttgccCCGTTTAAAGCGCTTCACGCTCATTGTTTCAATAAGCTAAATTAATGTTTGTGTTGCGGCTGTCAATAAAGCAAACAGCCATGATTATGCATGTGGTCTCGTCATCTGCTCAAGGCTAAACGGCATAATTCGTGccacattttgtggcaaattaattaaacgctCAGGCGCCCAGGACACGGACAGAGCCTACGATTTTGCCTGTCAGCCAATTGACTTTTACTTTGCAtgcagtcgaagtcgaagtcgtaGTCGAAGTCGATGTGGgcgacatggacatggacatggcaAAGCTTCGTGGTGCTTCATGTGGAGGCGTTGGCTTTCACGTTCATTCGGCAACTTCTTGCTTTGGCCTAGGTGAAAGTAACACcatctttctttctctctcacgctctatctatcttttttttgctctctgtctcactTTGAGTGCATTGAACCCAGAACTGAGGCAAGGCGTCATAAATCTCGCAATGCTTGCAACATATGCAGCGCCTTTTGCCTTTCGTTGCCTTTGCCTGCTGCTGGCTTTGGCCTGGTCTGAAGTAACATCGAGTGCATTGCCCTCTTACCGGCCAACAATGCAGACTGCAGACCCCTCTTTCCCCTGtcccctttccccttcccctttcctctctctttcgccCCCTCTTGGCTCCCTACTCTTCTGTAAAATTTGCGCaacataaattatgttttataagAATGTTTTTTTGATGCTGCTCGCCGGGATGCAAtgcatctctctttctctctctctctctcgctctccctctgtagctatctcgctctcgctttcCCTGGGATCTCAAGCTGTTTGCCTGGCACTTGACACCTCTCAATGACAGCCGCTGTGCTACCTCGTGTggctcgtgtgtgtgtgtgtaaacttTGCTCCTCTGCTCCTGCACAGCTCTTTGCTCCTTCGTTTTCCTCTTCCTGCTACTGCTGGCCACACATTTTGGTGCTTTATGGAGACACCCAGCAAAGGTTTtgcttctttattttgtttatgttttagcTGGCAGCTTGCTTTTTTGCTCACATCGCCACGCCGATAAAGTCGAGAGAGCATTGCAACTATGTAGAACTTTATCAAATTGCAATTCCGAGAATTTATCTAAAAAGCATCTGTTGAAGAAAGGTTTCAGCAACAAATTCCAAAACGGCTGAAAGATAATTAGTACATTTTGAAGATCAAATTTGGATACCGTTCGAATTCAAAAGAAtacttttattgaatataattaaaaatgttcgAATATTTCAATGTGAAGTGTCCTTATCCTAGCTTTTGGACCTATAAAAATCCTCTTAAAATACAATCTTAAAtctgttaaattaaaaaaactatcAAAATCTGGAAGTTGCTGAAAGATTTAGGCAATTTTTTTGAAGAtgacatttcaattgcaaagaATGCTTTAAGCAGCTCATTTGAATAAgaaagtataccaaaaatatacttaattaatataccaaaaatgtatataagtaAACAGAAAgctatatttactatattaataCACTCTTGCCGCCTAacttaaaaatgatttaaagatataattataatcaCCTACGAACTCAAACtaattacatatattgtaGATTTCAAAACGAATATGCAATTTTATGTCTAGTTTTTCttctaaaaactaaaaactctaaaaatgatttaaatattttaaaatagagTACGTAAATCTTCGCCTTTTTCAGTCTTTGAAAATTCcgcttaaatattaaaatattcacttGACTTTCGTAGAAGCCAAGGGGCCGAAATAATTGCGTGTGGTTTTGCCAAAACTTTTATTGGATAATTAAACACTCTTCTGCTTAGAGTCTTCTGTGCCCTGTGCTCAACTCATGTGTGCATAAGACTTCAAGTCGAAAGTTTTTTTGCCGGAAAGTgtggcataaatatttttcaaattaaaagccaTAGAGGAAAGCTGACGACAAGAAGCCAAGCAAGGGGAGAGAGACGAGGGAAGCATTGCCTGCTTGCCTGCTTATCTCTGTGGCGCCACAGCGCGCACATGTGGCAGCATGCAAAAACGTAGCAAGTGCAAGCAACATACTCATAATTAAATTCATGCATGCAACGGGAAAAAATCCTTAAAAAAAAGTCACTGTTTGCTTTACTTACCTCAACGAATATGCGGGCAAAAGCGAAGCATTTGattgtcaattttttttagcatCTTATTAGCATAAATAGAAAATCAGCAATGTTAATGCCAATTGCCAGCAGCTTGTAGATTTGTAAGAATCTTGAAAAACACAGTTGTAAGTTaagtgaacaaaaatataGCAGTAAATTTGAGCAAGGAAAAGATTGCGTTATAGAATTCTTGAACATCTTTCTGTCAATGTTGAATGAATGCAGCGAACTTACTAGCTAAGCTGcgtaatttgtatttgtgaaaagaaaactctaGGAAAAGTAGAAAACATTTGCTGCCTTAGCAAAGTTTGTTTCTATCAACGCAACTGGCATctcttaatattaatttgtagtGCATTCTGCCCACTTGACGACTTGGATGAATAGTGTAAACGCCCCCTTACAATATACTTAGTACTAAAAATTGTACTACATTTTATATGGATGGCTTGAGTCCTTGGTGCACTTAGTGAAAAAGGAAGAAGTacgagggagagagagagagagagagagagggaagaggaGCAACAGCACCTAGCACAAAGCAATAACTGACTAATTGCTTGAGTCCAAAGTGCGCACACAAGAGTTCGTTGAGTATTTgcatataaacacacacataacctAACCTCAATTAGGGTGGCACAAACACACTTAGCAAGAGGGAGACagaatgagaaagagagagagagagagtgaatgAGAGATGGAGAGAAGCAAACTACTTATAGTTATGGCATATATCATGTTATGGACATGAGACTCAACCACTTTGCTGCAATTTTAGATGCGGTTGCAAttcaaacagcagcaacaacaaaagctcaACTGAAACAAAGAGTAGAAAAaggagaagaaaaagaagaagaagaagaaggagcagagagtaacagcagcagcagcagcactttgCACTTCCGTTTCCGGCAATTATTGTGCTGCAGCACTTGATGCGACCTCAGCATGATTTTTGCCTCTTTTGCCTGCTgcaattttcttgaatttcatgttttccaaacacacacacgcacacacatacgcaaatacacacacattataACTAAAAACTTACGTGctcaaagcagcagcaaggacTCTTGTCGATTAGGCAAGGAGCTGAGAGCGGAGACGGGGAGTGGAAGGACGATGGAAACTCTGTGGCTTGAACATGTCGAGcatgaaaaactttttcaattcgATGCATtccaaaatttgcataaacattTTACCTCACAacgcagaaaaaaaagaaaagaaaagtgaatGCGAAAACTCAATTTGTGATTCTTGTTTTCAAGAGTTGCAAGTTTTGCATACAATAccatatatcaaatatgtaGAAATTTTGCAAAGCTTATCAGTacgttttttctctttttatttttttttcttttctgggTGTCAGTTTTGTCGGTTTTCTGCTTTGATGCGTCCAATCAAAATTCAATGGTCGACTAGCTTCAGAATTTCGGGCAAAACTTGCTgtgctgttgcttgttgtttgtttgccttttgccagagagagcaaaatatgtctgctgtgtgttgtgttttctTAGTTTGATTAATAACCGagagctataattttaattaaacgaatccaacttaatttatgcaattcaTACGCAATTCATCATTTTGCACTTgtcatgcaacagcagcagcaaacatcaaCAACTCGAAACACAAGACTTAAGTCGCCAGCCTCGGAAACTGTCTGCTAATGGGAGTAGACAGTGGCTTAGGCCAAGAGGGATTCAATTGcttgaaatttgcattcaatttgatCAAATGCCAAATAATATGCCACTGGCAAGTGGCAGCTGTCTGCTGTCAGCTGACAACTCATTTAGCATTacaacaacgatgacaacTCACTCTGCAGCAGTCAGTTTAAGTTGGCGAGTTTTGAACCCTAAGCAACTTTTGTCATAATAACAAACTGCATATGCAAATGCCGCTGACATAATTAACAGAGGTCAAATGACAATTAGGCAAATGACTAAACTAactttaaattcttattttcaGGTCTCGACGGTTGGCTCACGCAAATCAACTACTGAGAAATTGTCGTTTGTCAATCACACCAAATGCCATTGCATTGAACGCACCAATTTCTATAACGGAGCTCTCTCCAATGTGGGAGAGATGCAACAGGCGGCCATACTCAACTGTAATTGTCCCAAACTCTTTGAGAAGATCATACAGAACGATGGGAAATGTCGCTGCGATTGCACATCAAGCAGCAATCACTGTGCTTATCTGAAAACCGGCATCGAACACTTTTCCATGAAGGATCGCAAGTGAGTGTCGATTAAAGAAGCATTCTTTAAGTAGCGAGTAGCttattttattgttcattTCCATCCTTCTCCATACAGGTGCATACATCAGGGCATTTGCAAGGCGCCCACCTGCCAGTATGGCAACTATATGGAGAAGCACGGACGTTGCCCCAATGAGAACGAGCAGAGCAACTACAATGCCCACAATTTGTCGTAAATGGTGTGCGACACAAGTATTAGCATAAGATCTGTTATATTACAAAACGGAGGTCTGAGCCAGGTCAAACAAACTAAACTGTCTATCGAATcatttaacaaaacaaaacaaaacaaaaaccaaagcgAATGTTTTATGTTGTTGCCTGGTGAAGagtaaaagaaatgaatttaGTTGCATATCCTATACAATTTacgaatatataatatatccgCTGATTGCAAAACTGTTTTACAACAGTCTTTCAGTCTTTTGTCCCTCCCATTTTTATTCAACAGATCATCTATCTTAACTAGCTGTAaaaatctatatatgtatgtgtgtactaCGATCGAACAAAAAACGAATtcgaattaaatgaaatcgacaacaaataagcaatttatttgcaaacgaaaaaaataaaactgagtaaaaagcatatatataaattgcaaaaaatattccaaaatataaattgactgcgttttagtttaaatttactattcatatgttatttaattataaatgaaaaacaaaacaaacaaaaatacacaaaagcaaaacaatatatataattattagaaattttaatcatactatatatatatatatatatcataaatattattatatgcaGCACTAAAtacagcaaaaaagaaaacataatggaaacgacaacaaaaatcaatattgaAACTGCTCACAAAACAGAGAAAGacaaatgttttgcatttggtattaataattataaatttatataattaatttctagTCAAACGTTTACACATGATTTGTTTAGCAAGAAAACAagcatttaatacaaattacataCTATAATATGCGTacataaacatacaaatacaaacatactCGTATAGAGAACGATAGACATAATTCATGCTATACTTACGTAACATAACTTCATGTATTCGACTGTCCCAAAAACTGTCATTCTCtctagcaaaaacaaaacaacaaaaaaacaaagaaaacttaattatAATGAACTTGATATTAATTCAGAAGCCATTATGGAACCCACCAGCGAaaacacaataataactatgaATATATTCACAAAACAAGAGAACAACACTTCaacattttaacattaaacTAAATCTGACTTTATAAGTGTAAGTTTAAGTTCTCTGATTTTAGTTTGACTTCAAACAATAAATCATCACTGCAAGGACTATGTTTTAAAATGTGAGctaaaatcaaatacaaagtTATTcacattaaattcaaatgacGTTGTGTTGTGAATATGAAAAGCATTGGCAATAAATAAAGCGAAAGCAATTGTTGTTTcgtatgaaaattaaaataagtacatatagtttgtatatgtatttaattctaaataatttaGTGCTCATATACTATCGAAATTCAACATTTGAACATTATCAAAAGGCAtctaatacaaattaaaattaaaaaaatgtttaatttgaaaGTATTCGCAATTGATTGCCCAACAATGAGCCGttaataagtatttttgtgcttaacttgttttcacatttatttgccataatttatgagcattttgtttgctcaaatattattatatttattgaattccacacacactcgcacacaccaacacacactcataagcactcacaaaaacacacagaaagtGGCACTCAAATGCGCAAATTGAcccataaataaattaaacatttatgtaattgtttttagagatgttatgcaaataaataaaataaacatatgtatgaaatatatactactacaaacaaacaaaacaacaacaacaaaaaaaaaacaaataaaaccaaacaTTTCAACACGATTTTATTTCTAACCTtagcataaattttaatgtataatataaatcaaacaCATTGAAAGCGGATGAGCAAAAACatttaagaacaaaaaataaaaccacacttattataaataaatggcgcattattattatctatataaatataaccatAAAACGGAAaccaaatattgtttaattgcTCAATTAATTATTGTCAATTGTCATTATTATGGTAAATTTATTTGCGGTTTcttaaatggaaaaaaacgCTCGGAGTATTGACTGTGAATCCTTGAACTCCCATGTCCAAAAGCGTTTCTGAAAAGAGAGCATTGATTCGTGAATGACCTTAATATACTTGAATGCCTATCGATCAAAATAAGTCTTACGAGTCGATTAAACCATGTTCTgtaaaaacacattaaaaagTTATGGAACATTTTTGACAAGGATAAACTTATTTCAGCCATATCTCGCGCATATCCTTAAGGATTTTAAAAGGAAATATGTTTTTGATGTCACATAAAAGATCACTATCGAATTGCATTCAAACTTTTCAAACATATTTCTCAAAAATTGTActgcaaaatttttaaaggGGGAGGCATGCAAAATTTGGCCAAAAATCGAAAAGTCCTTTGTATCTCGGCCATCTGAAGGACTAGgaggatgtcctttggcacacaGATAGTGCTTTTAAAACCTAagcgaaatacaaaataaaaaggacGAAAGTCCTTGAAACAACCAAgatacaaggacttttttgtttagaGAAAATAGGCTATATCTCGGTCATATCCTTGCCGATCTTGTCCGGCAATATGCCGATCGACTTCTTTTAGTAAGGACTACCAACTGACCAAAGGACATGCAAATCGTCCCGGCGGTTCTCGAGTTATCCAGGATTTTTTATAGTTGAGagaatttttggcaattttcgACACCTCAAGAAAATgacaaaaagtgttgcctatCTTTAAGGCGCAAAATATTATGCAgctgtaaataaaatacttactGTACTTACCATTTCCTATAGGCATTGATTACTTTAAATGAcccaattaaaataaatttggaagTTAATGATATAATCGTTGCCTATCTTACAGGCGCTcaagtaatatttatttacagagTATGCTTTTAGGAACTCATCTTGAAACCAAATCGaatagatatttttaaaaataaatgaccttttattaacaaattgtttagatttataaacatatttgcaTTGTTCTTAAATCCTCTATTTATTGATAAAGAGTAagtaaaagtttaaatattaactttgCAATTAATATAGTAGTAAATAACTTAATCTAAGGTTGTATCTCAATTTTCCCACTATTTTTATATCTGAAAAACACATTGATAAAGAATTAATTAGAATTCGTGTAAAGGCTTTAAGGGATTCAAGTTTAAAATTTACCAAGGTTACATTAAAAAGTTGTCAAAACTAAAAGCCACAATGTATCAGCAATCGGGATGTGAGCTTTTCAGCAGTTGTTGAGCGCAACACCTTTTGCCAGTTTTGCGAATAACAATCAACATTAAGTAGAAAAGTATACGGTGTATACGGTAATGTTTTCGTGCTCGTCCTGGCACTCTCAGTCGGGCTAATGATAATGGCTTAGCAGCTAGGCAAACTTCTAATGAAAATGCATAACAAATAGCTCAGCAGCTAACCCATTTTTACTCACACGACGAGAACCGCAAAgaggaaaacaaaacacgcaACTCACGtaatttccacacacacacacacacgcacatagtACGATGTGGTTTCAGCATTATGATCtaaaatttatagaatttataaaCAGAGAGCACCCAAAAGGGTTAACGATGATAGCGCCCCCTGGCGGCCAAGAGgccaaggcaacaacaaccacatagCAGCCGCACACatttaaagcaacaacagagaTGGCTACATAataagagtgagagagagagagagagaaaaaggtGTAAAGATAGCGAGCGAGCGGAAGAGCAAGGCAATAATGGTATCAATTAATGTGGCCATGGAGGATTCGGCGCTCTTTTGTGCAGCACACGAATGCATCGATTTGGCAATGTGAAATCACGCGGATATGCAGACAAGCCAAGCAAAAACTGCTAAAGCAAACACTGGCCCAGCAAGCGATGGGCGTTAATTCAAGGGGCGTGTCGCAATGGCAGcggcaattgcaacagcaaactgcaaactgcgaactgcaactgcaacaacgaaaaggaaaaggaTCAGTGCAATGCGTTGCAGCCTGCTCACAAATTAAAACCGCACACGCACAGAGGCAGCAGCGCTGTGGCAAGAAGTGACATGGGGCGTGGCAAGGAGGAAGAGCCCAAAGGATATACGGAATTGTACTGCGGCACGGCAAATGGAGGCGTGGGAGTGACAAAAGGGGCAAAGGAGCTGGGGCAGCAATGATGTTTGCCATGATATGCCTGCATAATTaattctcacacacacacaaacacacactatTGCACGAGGGGCAAGAGGTTGCCAAAGGAGCGAGAAAGCGAAGGGGAGACGGGGAGGGGCTACAGGTGGATGACGTCGCCTCGTGCAGAGAGGAAATGCCG
This window of the Drosophila albomicans strain 15112-1751.03 chromosome 2L, ASM965048v2, whole genome shotgun sequence genome carries:
- the LOC117564629 gene encoding uncharacterized protein LOC117564629 isoform X4; protein product: MLRNVIWVLLWLLLVVCVLALEANANDQQHVVVHMKPAQALPAAADDCSTAIKMKIPLPGLAKSHQQHLRKRRELHRCRYFSRRRHPFDSQNAIRHGPTKTTTIATTTAYIDYNNNHDVGAVQTTDTPLLNAHSYPAASSNNGSIAKNRQKKRRLHKQQRQLQVQALKQRSNANADNNYSHNYIPGKLTELKNKQLGNPKAVSNSRRGHNPDSELAEKHYRTVMEEAMCHEPQMRCMRVERDPSKIYRPHCTKLFRCSEDSGCCRSRSEICAPKEYHEVELTFYVSTVGSRKSTTEKLSFVNHTKCHCIERTNFYNGALSNVGEMQQAAILNCNCPKLFEKIIQNDGKCRCDCTSSSNHCAYLKTGIEHFSMKDRKCIHQGICKAPTCQYGNYMEKHGRCPNENEQSNYNAHNLS
- the LOC117564629 gene encoding uncharacterized protein LOC117564629 isoform X3 is translated as MLRNVIWVLLWLLLVVCVLALEANANDQQHVVVHMKPAQALPAAADDCSTAIKMKIPLPGLAKSHQQHLRKRRELHRCRYFSRRRHPFDSQNAIRHGPTKTTTIATTTAYIDYNNNHDVGAVQTTDTPLLNAHSYPAASSNNGSIAKNRQKKRRLHKQQRQLQVQALKQRSAKAAEGLLLLSDTNNNGHNANADNNYSHNYIPGKLTELKNKQLGNPKAVSNSRRGHNPDSELAEKHYRTVMEEAMCHEPQMRCMRVERDPSKIYRPHCTKLFRCSEDSGCCRSRSEICAPKEYHEVELTFYVSTVGSRKSTTEKLSFVNHTKCHCIERTNFYNGALSNVGEMQQAAILNCNCPKLFEKIIQNDGKCRCDCTSSSNHCAYLKTGIEHFSMKDRKCIHQGICKAPTCQYGNYMEKHGRCPNENEQSNYNAHNLS